In Pirellulales bacterium, the following are encoded in one genomic region:
- a CDS encoding tetratricopeptide repeat protein gives MLLAGLLTVCSSGCGWMAHTDNIAGVGFFEQGNYAAATQKFQLAIEADPNDADSYYNLAATYHRQGKLANQKAQLDQAETYYHLCLDRNPDHRDCYRGLAVLLVEENRPDDAFSLLQRWGERSPSSPEPKVELARLFQEFGDKQAAQAHLQDALSIAPDNPRALAALGKLKEESGDPTQALAVYQRSLASNRFQPDVAARVATLQSAIPGAMPTAPDGTRLVTAPQAPLR, from the coding sequence ATGCTTCTCGCCGGTCTGCTGACCGTCTGTAGCTCGGGCTGCGGTTGGATGGCGCACACCGACAACATCGCCGGCGTCGGCTTTTTCGAGCAGGGCAACTACGCCGCGGCCACTCAGAAATTTCAGTTAGCCATCGAGGCCGATCCGAACGACGCCGACAGCTACTACAACCTTGCCGCCACTTACCATCGCCAAGGCAAGCTGGCCAATCAAAAGGCCCAGTTGGATCAGGCCGAGACCTATTACCATTTGTGCCTCGACCGGAACCCCGACCATCGCGATTGCTACCGCGGGCTGGCGGTGCTGCTGGTCGAAGAGAATCGGCCCGACGACGCCTTCAGCCTCTTGCAGCGGTGGGGCGAGCGCAGCCCGTCGTCCCCCGAGCCGAAGGTCGAGTTGGCCCGGCTATTCCAGGAGTTCGGCGACAAGCAGGCGGCCCAAGCCCATCTGCAAGACGCTCTATCGATCGCCCCAGACAACCCGCGGGCCTTGGCCGCGCTCGGCAAGCTGAAGGAAGAATCGGGCGACCCGACGCAGGCGCTGGCCGTCTATCAGCGTTCATTGGCGAGCAACCGCTTCCAGCCGGACGTCGCCGCCCGCGTGGCGACGCTCCAATCAGCTATCCCCGGCGCCATGCCGACCGCCCCCGACGGTACGCGGCTCGTCACCGCGCCGCAAGCGCCGCTGCGGTAA
- a CDS encoding RNA polymerase sigma factor: MADDFCKLVDRCLAGEHSAILELVDRHQRPVFGLCFRMLRHHQDAEDMAQETFVRALRSLSHWDRQRTFLPWLLAIAANRCRTLLSRRTKRPATTAFVEEPSDTTADGEPARRLREELQLAMGSLREDYRQAFVLFHEQEMSYAEIGAALECPVGTVKTWVHRARRELIERLRERGMLAEERHALRPV, from the coding sequence TTGGCAGACGATTTCTGCAAACTGGTTGATCGCTGTCTGGCGGGAGAGCACTCGGCCATCCTCGAACTGGTGGATCGGCATCAGCGCCCGGTCTTCGGGCTTTGTTTTCGGATGCTGCGGCACCATCAGGATGCCGAAGATATGGCGCAAGAGACGTTCGTCCGAGCGCTGCGGAGCTTGTCGCACTGGGATCGGCAACGGACTTTTCTTCCGTGGCTGTTGGCGATTGCCGCAAACCGCTGCCGGACGCTGCTCTCGCGGCGGACCAAGCGGCCGGCAACGACTGCCTTTGTCGAGGAGCCGTCGGACACGACGGCCGACGGCGAGCCAGCCCGCCGGCTGCGCGAGGAATTGCAGTTGGCGATGGGATCACTACGCGAGGATTACCGCCAGGCGTTTGTCCTGTTTCACGAACAAGAGATGAGTTACGCCGAGATCGGGGCCGCTTTGGAGTGCCCCGTCGGCACCGTAAAAACCTGGGTCCACCGAGCCCGCCGCGAATTGATCGAACGATTGCGCGAGCGCGGAATGTTAGCGGAGGAGCGCCATGCACTGCGTCCGGTTTGA
- a CDS encoding DEAD/DEAH box helicase gives MDLADSRPEVLSVPLNRLQIKTHTFTFPHASVKAALAIESGQPPSGEAGRPGPGLGPLASGPSRTRFKPPGDIVKLKDRLHYVLQPSLETLLTDSALHFPFVPFTYQFEGVAFLFPRVAAVLADEMGLGKTMQAITAIRLLIHSGEMRSVLLVCPKPLVTNWQREFTLWAPELPLAVIEGEQEKRRWQWQLPDAPIKIANYEALNRDRRMVVDSGLHFDLVVLDESQRIKNRNSTTSQVVRSISRTRSWALTGTPVENSPDDLVGIFEFVAPGHLSPDMKPRSMGRAAGEYVLRRTKDKVLTDLPPKLFRDAELELTPEQRQTYELAEDEGVLRLTEMGDEATIHHVFELVLRLKQICNFDPATGESAKLERLAADLEEVAASGQKAIVFSQWVQSLQALGRRLRRFGTLEYHGQIPSRKRDAVIEQFRDDPRRHVLLISYGAGGVGLNLQFAGYVFLFDRWWNPAVEDQAINRAHRIGAAGPVTVCRFLTLDTIEQRINQILEEKREIFDTIFSDTAPHLHSGLTQQEVFSLFKLRCPHGPIDLAA, from the coding sequence ATGGATCTCGCCGACAGCCGGCCGGAGGTGTTGTCGGTTCCGCTCAACCGATTGCAAATCAAGACGCACACGTTTACATTTCCGCACGCGTCGGTGAAGGCCGCGCTGGCGATTGAGAGCGGCCAGCCACCGAGCGGCGAAGCCGGTCGCCCGGGCCCTGGCCTCGGGCCTCTAGCCTCCGGCCCCTCTCGCACTCGGTTCAAGCCTCCCGGCGACATCGTGAAGTTGAAGGACCGGCTGCACTATGTCTTGCAGCCGTCGCTCGAGACGCTGCTGACGGATTCGGCGCTGCATTTCCCGTTCGTGCCGTTTACTTATCAGTTCGAGGGAGTCGCCTTTCTCTTTCCGCGCGTGGCGGCGGTGCTGGCGGACGAAATGGGGTTGGGCAAAACGATGCAAGCGATCACGGCAATCCGCCTGCTAATCCATTCAGGCGAGATGCGGAGCGTACTGTTAGTCTGCCCGAAACCGTTGGTGACCAACTGGCAGCGCGAGTTTACCCTGTGGGCGCCCGAACTCCCGTTGGCCGTGATCGAAGGGGAGCAGGAAAAGCGCCGCTGGCAATGGCAATTGCCCGACGCGCCGATCAAGATCGCGAATTACGAGGCCCTGAACCGCGACCGGCGGATGGTGGTCGATTCGGGCTTGCATTTCGATTTGGTCGTGCTCGACGAATCACAGCGAATCAAGAACCGCAACAGCACGACGAGCCAAGTGGTGCGCTCGATCTCGCGGACGCGAAGCTGGGCGCTCACCGGCACTCCGGTCGAGAACAGTCCCGACGATCTGGTCGGCATCTTCGAGTTCGTCGCGCCGGGGCATCTATCGCCCGACATGAAACCGCGGAGCATGGGGCGTGCAGCCGGCGAATACGTGCTGCGTCGGACGAAAGACAAGGTGCTCACCGACCTGCCGCCGAAGCTGTTTCGCGATGCCGAATTGGAACTCACGCCCGAACAGCGTCAGACCTACGAACTTGCCGAAGACGAGGGAGTGCTGCGGCTCACCGAGATGGGAGACGAGGCCACGATCCATCATGTGTTCGAGTTGGTGCTGCGGCTCAAGCAAATCTGCAATTTCGATCCGGCCACCGGCGAAAGCGCCAAGCTGGAGCGCTTGGCGGCCGATCTGGAAGAGGTCGCGGCCAGCGGCCAGAAGGCGATCGTCTTCAGCCAATGGGTGCAATCGCTGCAAGCGCTCGGCCGCCGGCTGCGGCGCTTCGGCACACTCGAGTATCACGGGCAAATCCCGTCGCGCAAGCGCGACGCCGTGATTGAGCAATTCCGCGACGATCCACGGCGGCACGTGCTCTTGATCAGCTATGGGGCCGGCGGGGTCGGGCTCAACTTGCAGTTCGCGGGCTATGTGTTTCTCTTCGACCGCTGGTGGAACCCGGCCGTCGAGGACCAGGCGATCAATCGGGCCCATCGGATCGGCGCGGCGGGGCCGGTCACCGTCTGCCGCTTTCTCACGCTCGACACGATCGAGCAGCGGATCAACCAGATTCTCGAAGAGAAGCGCGAAATCTTCGACACGATCTTTTCCGACACGGCGCCCCACCTCCACTCCGGTCTCACGCAGCAAGAGGTTTTCAGTCTCTTCAAACTCCGCTGCCCGCACGGGCCAATCGATCTGGCGGCGTGA
- the mnmG gene encoding tRNA uridine-5-carboxymethylaminomethyl(34) synthesis enzyme MnmG, giving the protein MPSALYEYDVLVIGAGHAGTEVALAATRLGARTALLTTNCDTVAQMSCNPAIGGVAKGQIVREIDALGGAMGRAIDATGIQFRLLNRRKGPAMHSPRAQADKKLYQLEVKRIVEEQPNLVLRQETVEDLLTEEISGRPRVVGVRVRGDAEYRARAVVLTTGTFLQAIMHTGETKTPGGRAGEGTTAGISGALGRLGFELRRFKTGTPARLNGRTIDFSQTELQPGDDEPQPFSFLTESLPAPQVPCWITYTNDAVHDLIRANLHRAPMYSGQIQSRGPRYCPSIEDKVVRFADKDRHQLFLEPEGRHTREVYVNGISTSLPRDVQDAMFRLIPGLQRAEIMRYGYAVEYDYAPPEQLWPSLETKRVAGLYFAGQINGTTGYEEAGAQGLMAGINAALAVRGIDPMVLGREQAYIGVLIDDLVTRGVDEPYRMFTSRAEFRLSLRQDNADRRLTPLGRQIGLVDAARWQRLAAKEAEIVTALAVLELTRAGESNLLRLLRRPETTWPDVVAQAPELAAISREAALQIEYDVKYAGYVARQEIDVARQKRLADKRIPSEFNFAGIAQLRTEAREKLTRIRPVSLAQAARISGITPADIALLLVHLEGNR; this is encoded by the coding sequence ATGCCCTCGGCCCTTTACGAATACGACGTCCTCGTCATCGGCGCAGGACACGCCGGCACTGAGGTTGCGCTCGCCGCCACCCGGCTCGGTGCTCGCACGGCGCTTCTAACAACCAATTGCGACACCGTCGCTCAGATGAGCTGCAATCCGGCGATCGGCGGCGTGGCGAAGGGGCAGATCGTTCGCGAGATCGACGCGCTGGGCGGCGCCATGGGCCGCGCGATCGACGCCACCGGCATCCAATTCCGCCTGCTCAATCGCCGCAAAGGTCCCGCGATGCACAGTCCGCGGGCCCAGGCCGACAAGAAGCTCTATCAGCTCGAAGTCAAACGGATCGTCGAGGAGCAGCCGAATCTTGTGCTGCGGCAGGAGACGGTGGAAGACCTGCTCACCGAAGAAATCAGCGGGCGGCCGCGCGTCGTTGGGGTTCGCGTCCGCGGCGATGCCGAATATCGCGCTCGCGCCGTGGTTCTGACTACCGGCACGTTTCTGCAAGCCATCATGCACACCGGCGAGACGAAGACTCCCGGCGGCCGCGCCGGCGAAGGAACGACCGCCGGCATCAGCGGGGCGCTGGGCCGGCTTGGCTTCGAGCTGCGACGATTCAAGACCGGCACGCCGGCCCGGCTCAACGGCCGCACGATCGACTTTTCGCAGACTGAATTGCAGCCTGGCGACGACGAGCCGCAGCCGTTTTCGTTTCTCACCGAATCGCTTCCCGCGCCCCAGGTCCCCTGCTGGATCACATACACGAACGACGCGGTGCACGATCTGATCCGCGCCAATCTGCACCGCGCCCCGATGTACTCGGGGCAAATCCAATCGCGCGGGCCGCGCTATTGCCCCTCGATCGAAGACAAAGTCGTGCGGTTCGCCGATAAGGATCGGCACCAGCTTTTTCTCGAGCCGGAAGGGCGCCACACGCGCGAGGTCTATGTCAACGGAATCTCGACAAGCCTGCCGCGCGACGTGCAGGACGCCATGTTCCGTCTGATTCCCGGCCTGCAGAGAGCCGAGATCATGCGCTACGGCTACGCGGTGGAATACGACTACGCTCCGCCCGAGCAGTTGTGGCCCAGTTTGGAAACGAAGCGCGTCGCGGGGCTTTACTTCGCCGGGCAGATCAATGGCACGACCGGCTATGAAGAGGCGGGCGCGCAAGGCTTGATGGCGGGGATCAACGCGGCGCTGGCCGTGCGCGGCATTGACCCGATGGTGCTGGGCCGCGAGCAGGCGTATATCGGCGTGCTGATCGACGACCTGGTGACGCGCGGCGTCGATGAGCCCTATCGCATGTTCACCAGCCGGGCCGAATTTCGACTTTCGCTGCGGCAAGACAACGCCGATCGACGGCTTACGCCGCTCGGCCGGCAGATCGGGCTGGTGGACGCCGCGCGCTGGCAGCGACTGGCCGCCAAAGAAGCAGAGATCGTCACGGCGCTTGCCGTACTAGAATTGACCCGTGCCGGAGAATCCAACTTGCTGCGGCTCTTGCGGCGGCCGGAAACGACCTGGCCTGACGTGGTCGCCCAAGCGCCGGAGCTGGCGGCGATTTCACGCGAAGCGGCGCTGCAAATCGAATATGACGTGAAATACGCCGGCTACGTAGCTCGCCAGGAGATCGACGTCGCGCGGCAAAAGCGGTTGGCGGACAAACGGATTCCGTCCGAGTTCAACTTCGCGGGTATCGCACAGCTTCGCACCGAGGCGCGCGAGAAATTAACTCGCATTCGACCGGTGAGCCTTGCCCAGGCCGCGCGAATCAGCGGCATTACACCAGCCGATATCGCGCTCTTGCTGGTGCATCTCGAAGGCAATCGCTGA
- a CDS encoding response regulator, giving the protein MKTVFTTGEAAKICKVSQQTIIRCFDSGQLKGFRVPGSRFRRIPRDQLFSFMRDNGIPTDALESGKRKILVVDDDEELVELIVDVLERDGRFELRAVNNGFDAGMMVKEYRPDLIVLDVMLPDINGKEVCQRVRSDSTMDDVRIICISGMIEADKVDDLKVAGANDFLQKPFEVEQLVDRICHLLDVETVTAGSARAV; this is encoded by the coding sequence ATGAAGACTGTGTTTACGACGGGTGAAGCGGCCAAGATTTGCAAGGTTAGCCAGCAAACCATTATCCGCTGTTTTGACTCGGGGCAATTGAAGGGGTTCCGCGTGCCGGGGAGCCGCTTCCGCCGCATCCCCCGCGATCAGCTCTTTTCGTTCATGCGGGACAACGGCATCCCGACCGACGCCTTGGAGAGCGGCAAGCGAAAGATTCTGGTCGTCGACGACGACGAGGAACTCGTCGAATTGATCGTCGATGTCCTCGAGCGCGACGGCCGATTCGAACTGCGCGCGGTGAACAACGGGTTCGACGCCGGGATGATGGTCAAGGAATATCGGCCCGACCTGATCGTGCTCGACGTAATGCTGCCCGATATCAACGGCAAGGAAGTCTGCCAGCGGGTGCGCAGCGACTCGACGATGGACGACGTGCGGATCATCTGCATCTCGGGGATGATCGAGGCCGACAAGGTCGATGATCTCAAGGTGGCCGGGGCGAACGATTTCCTCCAAAAGCCGTTCGAGGTCGAGCAATTGGTCGACCGAATTTGTCATCTGCTCGATGTCGAGACGGTGACGGCCGGCTCCGCGAGAGCGGTTTGA
- a CDS encoding HAMP domain-containing sensor histidine kinase, whose protein sequence is MNWTVAGFARIQPYHRNSCEFRYVPVDERELIEQLAAAAREAAELLSAFGDAEPAARRLSGVLAELAPELPALGERLARLDELETDFQAAVETAKLDALKEFAYGASHEINNPLANISARAQTLLQDERDPERRRRLAAINSQAFRAHEMIADVMLFARPPRMERREVDLSAFVAIVIDEMSEDAAVQHTQLMRKGSSDALVAGVDPVHLRIALKALVTNSLEALAEGGRIEIEVRRGAGRAVKPAAASGEVAEILLSDTGPGIPPEVRPHIFDPFFSGREAGRGLGMGLPKCWRIVNQHGGRIDAESADGRGAIFKITLPI, encoded by the coding sequence ATGAATTGGACTGTAGCTGGATTCGCAAGAATTCAGCCCTACCATCGGAATTCTTGCGAGTTCCGCTATGTGCCCGTGGACGAGCGCGAGCTAATCGAGCAACTTGCGGCGGCCGCGCGCGAGGCGGCCGAGCTACTTTCGGCCTTCGGCGATGCCGAACCGGCTGCGCGGCGGCTCTCGGGCGTGTTGGCCGAACTCGCGCCTGAATTGCCCGCGCTCGGCGAGCGATTGGCGCGACTGGATGAACTCGAGACGGATTTTCAAGCGGCGGTTGAGACTGCCAAGCTCGACGCGCTCAAGGAATTCGCCTACGGCGCGAGCCACGAGATCAACAATCCACTGGCCAACATCTCGGCCCGAGCACAGACGCTGTTGCAAGACGAGCGCGATCCGGAGCGCCGCCGCCGCCTGGCGGCCATCAACAGCCAGGCTTTTCGCGCCCATGAGATGATCGCCGACGTGATGCTCTTCGCGCGGCCTCCGCGGATGGAGCGCCGCGAGGTCGATCTCTCGGCGTTCGTGGCGATCGTGATCGATGAAATGTCGGAAGACGCCGCCGTCCAGCACACCCAGCTCATGCGTAAGGGGAGTTCGGATGCGCTCGTGGCCGGCGTCGATCCCGTGCATCTGCGCATCGCGCTCAAGGCGCTCGTGACCAATTCGCTCGAAGCGCTCGCCGAGGGCGGACGGATCGAGATCGAGGTCCGCCGCGGCGCGGGGCGCGCCGTCAAACCGGCTGCCGCGAGCGGCGAGGTCGCCGAAATCCTCCTTTCCGACACCGGTCCCGGCATCCCGCCGGAGGTCCGGCCGCACATTTTCGATCCCTTCTTCTCCGGCCGCGAAGCAGGGCGCGGCCTGGGAATGGGATTGCCCAAATGCTGGCGCATCGTGAATCAGCACGGCGGCCGCATCGACGCCGAAAGCGCCGACGGGCGCGGAGCAATCTTCAAAATCACGTTGCCGATTTGA